GCTACTGTTTGACACTCCCAAGGAAGAGTCTCTTTGATTTTCACCTCCATGAAGTAAGGCCCCTTTTATCTCCACCCTCTTGGCTTTTAGTTTCCTACTGTGTTACGCTGTGAGAGAATTGTACTTCCCATTGCTATGAAGGACTTTAAAGCAGAAACATGTTGACTATTCCTTTCTCATAGAGCCTGTTCACTGATGACTAGCACAGAGCTGGAGGTATCCGATCAAGCTAAAACTCGTGAATTTAACTCTTAGGTTTTCACACTTCTAAGCATGTGATCAGATCCCATCCCTAGTGAATTACACTGAACAGGATAAAGATGTCTTCTCTGGCCACAGAGCCATGGCTTaccttatttctcttttctagcACCTCAGTTGGGTTCGTGTTTAAAGGAACAAACTGATTGGGATCTTCAATTTTGATAGGTGTTCCACTACTAACTTTAGAGGAGTCCTCTGCTTTCATCCactaaagaataaagaataaaattatttctagagGAAAGCTTTGCATTAAAGAAATATCAGACACTGAGTAGCCCAACAGAGTCTCAAGGGGGCATACTTTACTAAGAAGCGTCTTTGTAGCTAACTCCTACCTCATGCTAGTCAGAGCCTCCCCAAAACACTCACTCTGGAGGAAGCAAACGACATTACAGTGCACACGAGTAATTAATCACACTTCTAATTAAAGCTCTCTCCTTTTCACAGCTGAAAGCAGGATGTGGAAACtacttcagacagacagacagcatgacTGTGCATTAACTGCTGTTTAGAGTTCTGTCCACTGCACTGAATCTCATCAGGTGACAACAGACAAGAAGTCATAGAAAGACTCAAGCAATGTCTTTAAGGTacaattttttagatttttgcCTTTTAGTTTTGGCTGATATTGAACAGACTTGAATTAGAATGCTTTAGTGAGTAATCTGAAGCATGTAGCATAATGGGAAACACAGTGTTTAGAGGACCTTCTAGAATTCTTTTTACTCACTCTACACTCTATCTAATCCTGAGAGAAGGCTAAGTAAGATCAGTGGTGGCTGACTGGCAAGCTCTGATTATTAAACGAATTCTGGTAAATGTTTGAGTTTAATTATGTATCTTTTCCTGGAGATAATTGAATTAGATAATTAGAATTAAATGTCTAAACATTTCCATATTGAATGTTATTCATTTAGATGACAGGTTGAACTAATTTTAATAGCTAAAGAATATTTGGTGGAGCTGCTGGGTGttggggtgcacacctttaatcccagcactcagaaggcagagtgggcaggtctctgtgagttccaggccagccagggctacacagtaagacattCTCTCTTCACCTAACCCCAAATAAGTCTGATGGTATGTACTCCAAAACCAAGCCAAATCTGAACCAAAAAATTTGAGACAGATAAAATAACTCAATCTCTATAAGGTCATGCCAAAAAATAAGTATCTACTGTAGACTGACTCATGCAATTATGGCACGATTTGGTGTTGGAAGTGTTCCTGTTTTAATGTCCTGAGCAATATCAGCCATATAGCAGTGTCATGCAGTGTCATGGAGTGGGTAAGAAGAAGGTTCAGGACACTGTTGTTATTCAAACTCAAATTGATTTAACCAGAAAGAAAGAGTCAACCTCTTTTGGTTTTCTCAtctaaaaaaaggagaaagtatcCACTTTGTattaggagaagaaagaaagactataATCCCTGATAAATGACAGTGGCATTATTTTTACAGTACCTCCTACTTTCCTATAAGTCAGATGTGGAACATTCCTGAGTAATTAGGTAAAACACTGAGAAGGCAATCTATACAGAATGGAGACACCATACTGTGATTTTGGTCCTGGGACTAGTTTCCCCGTTCCGAGACTCCTCAGGCACGTTGACTTTCATGTAAGTGTTTGGAGAGTTCAGCCATCTTGTTTTTTCACGCTGCTGTCTCTGTGCCATGTACTTGAGAGGGGAGAGAGGCACAGTATCGTCCTCAAAGGAGAAAGCAGTCACAGTTGCTGGGATTTCCACATCACTCTTGTGCCGAGGCTTCTCTCGAATGAGAGGATGCCTGTATGCATAGCCTGTTCGGTAGCCCTGGGAGAGGAAAAGCCACACTGAATCAACCAGACCTGTTCTAACAAACTTGGAGGCTACATCTTTAAACAAGATTCAAAGAGTCCCTGTTGAAAGACAGGAGGAAAATAAACTGCACATGGCCTCCATATAACACTGGCGTTGAAATGGAGCCCATTTCTAGATAGTTTGAAACGGACTACAGCTGGCTCTCCAACTTCTACTCAACTGTGCCCGACAGAGCTAACTAACTTCAACCCTGATGTCAGAAACATTTCCTGCTATGAAATTGGTTTTGGGAAACCAGATCTGGGAGTCCTTCTTCCTAGGTCTAAAGATAACCTGTCTCCTGACCCTGATTCTTAAAAATGTGGTTAAATTACACTGTAGTGCCTTTGTAGGCTCAAACTCTTGTCCTGAAGAAGTTAGAAGTATGTTCGAAAACCAATGGGCAATGGAGTCAACTGCATTTGAATCCACAGACATGAAACACAAGTCTAGGTTCAAATTTCACCTACCAAATTATCCAGGGTCCTCATCAGCCCTTCAAATTCAATCTCGCCAACCTTCCATTTCTGATGGGAACCCATATTtactccacctcctccagacGTAGCTACACCATGGGTGAAAGCTTTATACTTCTGAAGATCCAGGATGAGCAGATTGTCTATTCCCCCTGCCCCTGCTATCGCCCGCACCTGTAATTAGTGGAGAAATACAGAGATGCAAATTGTGAAGACAGTAACAAGGCTCTAACTTTCCCAAAGTCACAATTTCAATTTGGCAACAGCTCACAAGATGCGTCAGCTGCTAATAACAAATAAGAGACAAACTAATACTCTTGTGCAGTCAGCAGCTGCAGAGCCTTTCCTACCCATCAGGAACAATGCCTTCCAGGACTCCCATACTTCAGCTGGGGAGCCACATTTTAACATATTTCAAGTAATTGAGCTTTCTTGCTAAATTTTAAAGCCCTTTTCTTGAACAATTTCCCATGGCTATgcagctaatatatatattttttaatttatttatttttattttatgtacattggtgttttgccatggatattgggtcctctggaactggaattacagacagttgtgagctgccatgtgggtactgggaattgaactcgagtcctctggaagagcagtcagtgctcttaaccactgagccatgtcttcaggcCCGCAGCTAATATTTTTTGTTAAAAGGTGTACGTGAGAAGGACTACGGAGATACTGTGGTTCACACTTAAGGACATTCAGGCAGAAGGTGACACTCTTTGTCTTAGTTAAGCTTCTCACAGCACTTGAGAAGAGCCTTAATGGCAACAGAGAAGTTGGTCAAGACAACTTAGAGTTAGTAGACAAAGACTGAGCCTGGTAGCACATTGCTGAAATTTTAACTTTAGGAGACTATGGCAGGAGGATGTCAAGTCTGAGGCTAGCactggctacatagagagactgtgtTTCCTCAAGTTATAGAAAcggcttttctttttcctggtccttgaaacaaatgacaacaaCTGTTATTTACTTCTGTGACTCTGCTTGACTTTGAAGGGATACTAGAGCCTTTGCACACACTCGGCATCTCTGAGGAAGGTGGTCAATCACTATCCAGTGTGCTACAACACAGAGGGTGAAGGGGTGCTAACGGCATGAGTTTACAAAACATCCGGCCTTAGTCTTAGCTTTTACACAACACAGCCAGCTCTTGATTTGCAGGCGCCTCTGTTTCTAGTCAGCACCATCACTAGAGCGGAAACAAACTGTGGGCAAATGATGTTCGCCAGGCTCTCAGATGCTGGCATGTAAATTtaagttcttttcctttttttacttcAAAGGATAACCGAGTTGACTAGCTTCGTTACCAAAATAGAGTAGAACGTCtatcaaaagataaaacaagCCACTGGCCAATATGGctctgaaaataaacaaacacaaaacccaacTAAACTGACaaatgaaaagcaataaaaaagagGGAACGACCGGCTCCTACCTGAATCTCACAGGCCATctgcacattaaaaatataatggaaaGCCTCCTCAAGTGTCTCGCCAAGTGCCACCACGCCATGGTTCCTGAGCACCAGCACCTACAGCAGAGGCCCAGAGCAGCAGGTTAACTGCACAGCTCAGTGTTTTTACCaagagcaacagcagcagcagcaacaaaaaccccTTAGATACAGACCACTCCATACCTTACAGCTTGGACCCAGAACTTTCTGAAGTtcaattctttcttcctcttcatcaagTGACCCCTGGTAGTCATAATAGGCTACATCTCCCAGGATAAGAGACTCTTGGGAAATTGGAAGGATCCCACACTTCATGGAGGACACCTATGGATGGGGTCCAAGATTACAATTTAGTTATTATACACATTCATTGGGATTTGATTCCTTAGATTGCCCAGGAAGCACGGGGTGCTTACCACTATGGTGCAGCCCACCTCCCACTCTAATTCTTTACTTCTtccagaaagaaagggagggagttAAAAGGGATACAACACAAATTCAAATGCATGTCAAATATTATGAAAGATGTTCTCCCCTCAAATCCTCATTGATCTAATTATTAAACTGcttagttttaaagtttttaattatttatttttattttatgtgcatagttgtttagcctgcatgtgtatctacgTGAAGGTGTCAGAactcctggaacttgagttacagacagtggtgagctgccatgtgggtgctgaacccaggttccttggaagagcagccagtactcttaaccactgaggcatctctccagccctacactgtggtggtattctaattgtactgaaatgtgattttgattgtatgttaataaataaagagccatagacagagtgtggcggtggtggcgcatgcctttaatcccatagatctctgtgtgttcagggatacagccagcattggagacatacgcctttaagacctggggggctgtacagacagtgacaaggcagtcacgtgtttgggtttacaaccaatgagaaggcagaatgactatgaaacgacttacacacagggaaatagctctctttcaggaagctggaaccacggcaggaggaagggtgagactttagctctgagctctgacctcttttttttttttttttttggtttttcgagacagggtttctctgtgtagctttgagcctttcctggaactcacttggtagcccaggctggcctcgaactcacagagatccacctggctctgcctcccgagtgctgggattaaaggcgtgcgccaccaccgcccggctaagagctctgacctcttggctttctcttttacattggttctgtgtttcttatttaataagacggttggttacatctacactatacTCCTTAAATTTTAAATCCACACTTATTTCTGCAAGTGTTTCCTAGAGTGGTAGCATTTGGTTCCAAGAACCTTTTGCTTTCTGGGAATGCAGAGGGGTTTGCAGGGTGTGATAGAAGATGTAGCATGAAGTGCCATGTTGGGAAAGTCATGAAAACAGTACTTTCTGTAGTCATTGTGATTGGGGCACAGGACTAACTTACAGCTGCAGTAGCAAGGGTATGAATGTGTATCACACATTTCACATCAGGACGTGTTGAATAGATTGCAGCATGCGGACTGAATCCTGTATGGTCGATTTTCAAATTGGTACTTCCCTGGTCAACCACTTCTCCTATTATATTGACTTTTACCTGGAAAAATCAGAAGGATATGTTTAATTTGTACATATGTACCAAATTTCACCTATATCCCACAGCTAACCCAGGGTGTAGCAAGTTTGCCCAGATAGTGTTTTAGATGTTATGGTCCTCTGTTTCAACAACTGAACTCATCATACAGAACAAAGACAGCTAGAAACAATTTGTAGAAGAAAGGGTACAGCTTTGttccataaaattttatttctaaaacaagTACTATGTATTTAGATAGCAAGAAGCACAGATTCCAGGAAACTGACTAACAAGCTCTTCATGTGAGGTTTGGACAAAGTCTAGCATTTGCTGCAAACGGCTGGAATTGTGCCACTTGCTAACACGGCAGCACCCAGGCCTAGTGTGATTCCAgttgtcttccatgctcatggtAGCAGCTGGGCATGCaatcacagagaaaacaaaatacagggTAGAGGCCATCTTCACATCAACTAAACTGTTTAAATCAAACTGTGGACTATATTTTGACCTTGTTTGgaaaatttttttcaatgtatacAGTTGGACagtatttagaatattttatttaaaatacaggcagggcctggtgtggtggcacacacctttaatcccacatttggcagggagaggcaggcagggctctgtaagtttgaggccagccaggactacctagTAAactcctgtcttaaaaaaaaaaaaatcaggtaaggTAATTACAACTCAACTTATTAATGTTGTCAACCATCCTATTTTTCCTGGACtctataaaatttttcttaaaaacaaggatACCCAGAAAAAGTAACAGAGGAATGAGAACAATACCAAAGTGGAGGCTGTAGCTTCAGAAAAAGAGAGGCCTCTGGGAATTATTATAATATGGTCTTGCTCCTTACTTATTCGCacctggaagaaagagaaaacaaggacTTACTCTGAGGCACTTGGACTTACAGCATAAATATGGCTAGGATTATGTTTCCAACGCACAGGAGTCTGGAGGGAAAAACCTTCTCCTGTGAAAGAATCAAGGTAGAGACAGAGTGGGGAACCAAAGAATAGCTAGAAGAAACAGGACTGGTGGTAACCTGCAGGATTGTGTGCCTACCACTTCATCACAGTAGTTCATGCTTTTTATTCCAAACGGTGTCATCCCTCCAAGTGTGCAAAGTGAAAAGAGATGGCAGTGAACAGGAaaagtgcatttatttattgatagtTTATTAGCTTACAAAGCATTAGgcttcattgtggcattttccaAAGAGAATTGGTCTCTGTTCTCTTCTCGCCCTTCTTCCTGCACAgcctctccccctcccatgccctctcACCTTTGGAAGCCTCTTCTCTACTCTGTCACTTACAACTCAGGCTCAGAGAGACaagaatctgatgctctctcacATGTGGCTCCCAACCTTCAGTGCTTGTCTGTATGCGAATAAGAAGTGTACTTAAAGATCCCAACCACCAGGGAGGAGACCTTCCGTCCTCTCCTTTCCCTGTCCCAAGGGCTTCCTAATGCCACTGAAGTTCAGCTATAGACCATGGAAAAGGATGATCTGCATGACTTCTTCCTGGACAGGCTCTACAGCTGGACTGCAAAGGAACCTCacaggcgagagagagagagagagagagagagagagaggggagaggaaaagctGGGGAATTAGTCTCTTCCTTGGAGAAGAGGCTTAATTTATCATTAAGTCTGAAAAGTGGACTTTGAAGCAAAGATGAGAGGTCATAGTTGGTATCTAGTTGGAATTTTAGAAAAAAGGAACCAAAAGTAAAGAACTCACTGAGATGTATGTATTTGCCAGGTGTGCCCATCcaaataaatctgtaagtctGTACAGGCTGGCCAGTTTGCAACGTGTAAGCTTTTCTCCCTTCACGTATGAGGATGTATCTGCACCAGGAAGGTCATTAATAGGTGTGACCATGCCAAGACCTAAGTGGAAAAAAGTGTGAGAGATCTGAGTCAAACCATTCTTTAACCTAACAATTAGATCCCAGCAAGTAGCCCATGCTTTGTGAATTCCAGCTTTGTAAACAACCATCTGAAATTTATCAGTGCATACAACAGTTTATTAGTTCAACCTCCTTCCAGAGAAGTGTACTGAGAACAAAAATAAGGGTTGTTATTTTCACTGATGACTTACTCGGTGAGGTGTATTTCAACTAGTACCGGTGAGAGGGTAACCAAGTTACATCACTGGGAAAAGATGGTCAAATGACCTCAAAGGTAAAAATTGCTACTAAGAAACACATCTGTTTCTTATAATGAAAAGGCATCAAAAGAAAGATGTCTAATATCTCTTGGCATATTCAAATATAAGAACatctaaaatggaaacaaatgcaggCAAACAACTGTCTGGCTTCGGCCTTCTTCGAAGTACCAAGTCAGCTGTTACCAAGTCAGTGGCCAGCTTCGGCTTCTAGTCACTGGTGACCTTGCAGTGTGCCCTCCTTCTTCCTAGAGTTTGTCCCCATGCCCAGGGTTCTGTGCTGACTCCTGGCTCCCTTTCCTCCTACTTAtaagttctcttctcccaccttcCTCCAACCTGTTCATTCCCTGAGCTCAGGCTTCTGTTATGCTCCTGCCTTACTTTACTTCTTTCCATGAAAACATGTTATATTCTCTCTGGTATCACTTTGTGAGGTCATCGCCATCTCTGACCAGgtacctcctccttctctgttctaCTTCTAATGGCCTGTGACAGAGTAACATACAGAATCTAAAGTCCAAAAGTGACTTGactttctttcacttttcttcctcttctctttatttctttaatgttgACAACATTACAATTTCTACAAGCTCAATTCTTAGCATCTTtactcctttttattatttaactttcctttgacagggtcttactttgtagccttgactggtctggaacttgctatgtagaccaggctagtctagaacttaagatttgcctgcctctgcctcccgagtactgggattaaacacatgtgccaccacacccagctaaaatattttaatttttaatgaaatcttatttttttattttttatttattttttattttttttggtttttcaagacagggtttctctgtgtagctttgtacctttcctggaactcacttggtagcccaggctggcctcaaactcacagagatctgcctggctctgcctcctgagtgctggaattaaaggcgtgcgccaccaccgcccatatGAAATCTTATAGTCaccattattttattctttgctctcTTTCCGCCCCCAAAGTAACTTCACTTTTTTGACACCACCACAAAAGAATCTTCCAAACTAGTGCATTTCCACTTCCTGACTTGTGGACACTTCTGGGACATGGCTTTCCCGCTGCCATGCTTTGCCATCTACAACCCCAAAGGACGCTCAGAGGGCAGAGTCTTGTTAGTTCTTTCCCCTGCCAGCCTTcttcagaatttttaaatttcccctTGTCTCCTAACCCCACCTCCGCCTTCTCGTGAGAGCCGTGTGCAGAGGAGGCTCCTGGGGCAGCACTTCTCTGTACCTACTGCCAAGATGTTCTCCTGAGCCCTCGACTGCCACAGCTCAGCACCTTAAAGCAAACAGGCCACAAGTTGAAGGTCTTTCGTTGTCTCAAGCCAAACTGGATCCTAAACTCTGGCCCTTCCTACTTTTCTTATTGATCCTATGAAATCTTCAGGTCCATTCTTGCACAGAAAATCTAGTGGGGCTTTAAAAATCACTCTCCAGTTTAAAAATGTCTTCCCACAAGTAGGAACAAGATTCAAACTTCCAAACCTGGCTATGAGAACTGACCTCCAGCCACATTACAATCACATTTAAGCAACATTGCCTGTGCTTTTATCTAATTTTGTTCTATTTGTCCCTCAGAGAACAAGTAGGctactatttttatttctgctcCTTGAAGAGCCCAAACTTACCCCCCCCCACTTGGCACCTTTACCAGGTTCTGGGACTTGgatattttctttccatcttaaGACATACCACATACCTTACTCTTCAAGCATCAGATTACATGACGACATGTAAGACAAAGAGGTTGTCTCTGATGACCTTACCTTTGTACTACCCAGACACTTCCAGCATATAACCATACTGTAATTCTCTGCATGGCATTCTCTATAGTCTGATTAACTTTATTTAGTGTATTTTCAAACTCTAAGAGAAAAAGAATCTTGCCAGTGTAGTCCTTGTCCCTGTAACAGTGGGCTTGGTACAAATGCCCACTGTTATAGAGTCAAACTTTGAATGTCTGTTTCTGCTGGTAGACTGTTTCTCAGAAGCTAGAACCCAACCACTAAGGTGACTCACATTCGCCTCTCCCCAGCACATCAGGC
The sequence above is drawn from the Peromyscus leucopus breed LL Stock chromosome 1, UCI_PerLeu_2.1, whole genome shotgun sequence genome and encodes:
- the Add3 gene encoding gamma-adducin isoform X2, coding for MSSDTSQSVITTPPLPSMPHKERYFDRINESDPEYLRERNMSPDLRQDFNMMEQRKRVTQILQSPAFREDLECLIQEQMKKGHNPTGLLALQQIADYIMAHSFSGFSSPPLSLGMVTPINDLPGADTSSYVKGEKLTRCKLASLYRLTDLFGWAHLANTYISVRISKEQDHIIIIPRGLSFSEATASTLVKVNIIGEVVDQGSTNLKIDHTGFSPHAAIYSTRPDVKCVIHIHTLATAAVSSMKCGILPISQESLILGDVAYYDYQGSLDEEEERIELQKVLGPSCKVLVLRNHGVVALGETLEEAFHYIFNVQMACEIQVRAIAGAGGIDNLLILDLQKYKAFTHGVATSGGGGVNMGSHQKWKVGEIEFEGLMRTLDNLGYRTGYAYRHPLIREKPRHKSDVEIPATVTAFSFEDDTVPLSPLKYMAQRQQREKTRWLNSPNTYMKVNVPEESRNGETSPRTKITWMKAEDSSKVSSGTPIKIEDPNQFVPLNTNPTEVLEKRNKIREQNRYDLKTAGPQSQLLAGIVVDKPPSTMQFEDDDQGPPAPPNPFSHLTEGELEEYTKTIERKQRGLDENHELFSKSFTSMDVPVMIVNGKDEMHDVEDELAQRVSRLTTSMTIENIEITIKSPERTEEVLSPDGSPSKSPSKKKKKFRTPSFLKKSKKKEKVEA
- the Add3 gene encoding gamma-adducin isoform X1 — translated: MSSDTSQSVITTPPLPSMPHKERYFDRINESDPEYLRERNMSPDLRQDFNMMEQRKRVTQILQSPAFREDLECLIQEQMKKGHNPTGLLALQQIADYIMAHSFSGFSSPPLSLGMVTPINDLPGADTSSYVKGEKLTRCKLASLYRLTDLFGWAHLANTYISVRISKEQDHIIIIPRGLSFSEATASTLVKVNIIGEVVDQGSTNLKIDHTGFSPHAAIYSTRPDVKCVIHIHTLATAAVSSMKCGILPISQESLILGDVAYYDYQGSLDEEEERIELQKVLGPSCKVLVLRNHGVVALGETLEEAFHYIFNVQMACEIQVRAIAGAGGIDNLLILDLQKYKAFTHGVATSGGGGVNMGSHQKWKVGEIEFEGLMRTLDNLGYRTGYAYRHPLIREKPRHKSDVEIPATVTAFSFEDDTVPLSPLKYMAQRQQREKTRWLNSPNTYMKVNVPEESRNGETSPRTKITWMKAEDSSKVSSGTPIKIEDPNQFVPLNTNPTEVLEKRNKIREQNRYDLKTAGPQSQLLAGIVVDKPPSTMQFEDDDQGPPAPPNPFSHLTEGELEEYTKTIERKQRGLDDAEQDSLSDDAASVSQIQSQTQSPQNVPEKLEENHELFSKSFTSMDVPVMIVNGKDEMHDVEDELAQRVSRLTTSMTIENIEITIKSPERTEEVLSPDGSPSKSPSKKKKKFRTPSFLKKSKKKEKVEA